The sequence below is a genomic window from Harmonia axyridis chromosome 1, icHarAxyr1.1, whole genome shotgun sequence.
GGTATTAACCTTTACGTTGGAAATGTTAGAGATGGAATTTGCAGGATTTTTATATGAATGGGATGCAAAAAAGAAGTATGACTATGCACAGTTTCAAAATACTCAgggcaaaaaatatttcaaaacagGAAACATAAAAGAAGCAGGTTTTCGATTCAATAAAGGACTGAAAATTATTTGTTCAATCCCTATCGATGTTCAATCTCCACCAGAGATAATTGATACTCTTGCGACCCAGAGTTTAAATGAATTGAAGGCAATCTTGTACAATAATTTAGCCTCTTGTTTTTTTCTTAAAGAACAGTGGACTTTAGTAATTAGCTTATGTGATAAAGTTTTAATGTATGATGAAAACAATGTGAAAGCTCATTATAGAGCAGCAATATCTTATATGAAGGATAAAGATTTTGAGAAAGCAGATAAACTCTTGAAGAAAGTCCTTGAACAAGAACCAAATAATAAATCTGCCCTTGAGAATCATAAACTTGTTAAAATGAAACTGAATGAAGATAAAATTAAGGTCGATAATATTGCGAGAAGAATGATTGGTGGTATTTTGAAGTAAGTTATTTAAGGATTTTAAACAAtgatttaattatttgaaacttaataaaaatattgtccAATCGACttgatattattaattattggtTTCATTATAGAGGCTGAGGCTGTGGATTTTGAGTGTTCAATTTCTTTATGATACATTGTGAAATTATTGAAGTTGAAGAAGTTTTataaaactattcattttttttaatgatttttttttctaataaattttCTCTCTGTTTTACTTTCGGCATTCTTTATCCATTTCTTTCTAACACATAGATATTACATCCAAACCAAGTCTGTACCTTTAGATGTAATATCTATGTGTTGGAAAGAAATGCTTGTTTTCCTATCTAACCTTCCACAAACGGTGAAAGTTGAATAGGGAAGAAGAGAGGAGTTATCACCTTTGGTCTCTGGTGTGAGCATTATATCATCACAGACCAATCTGTGGTTTCAACTCCACTTATCCTTTCTTTATAGCGTTATGCAAAGTGAGAATATCAttcttaaacaaaaaattggTATTATTAAATAGATTTTAAAAGCTGATAGCGCGGAAGAAGTGGTTTTTCATTGCTTCGAAAAATTCGTTCGCATCAATGCTTGTAGTGAATACTGTTATGACGCCACCAAAATCATTCATTGGCCAGATATTGTTCTCGAGAAAATAAGCATTCAATCTTATCAATAAAGACGCAATGTCCTGAAAATTTACGATAATGAAGTCACCGCGAAAACATGAGAATACATTAAGAGAATGAATGAGAATTAATCATTTCGAACAAACCTATACTTTACATGTACTTCCCTTTCCTCAAATCTATGTTTAAATGACCGCATTTACTATCTTTATTTGACTAAAGCCAATCTAGATCTACTAAATAACTAActctatattaaaaaaaatacagatgTAATGCTAACATAAAATAGGACCTCCACAGAAAGAGTTAGCTGGTGATCTCATAACGTCATTAACATCTCAAACGCAAAGTCCTAACACTTTGTtatgaatattttgggtatGAATAGCGCCGGAGCAAGGCTTGTGCCGAAATTGCtaaattttcttaaaaaaaagagCATCAAAATATAATACATATAACCAAAGATGAGGCGCAGCCACACATTTTGGCGTCgcagcaaaataaaatttcgccgccctgttTTGCCTAATTTATCTTAATTgtgagcctctgttattccatCAATTTCATATTATGAAATCGTATGTTTTAAATAAAAATCTACTTGTCAAATTTCCTGCATTTTTTTGAAACTGTCTACGGCTCTCTATAGTAAAGATATAGTATAGACGTAGTTAAATTGTCGTGTTAACATAGTAGATACTTAATACTAAAACTATGTAAATAGCTGAAAACAAGTACCcaagaaagaaatgaaaattccaaAAGTAAAAATTTCAGATACAACATTCTCGCTAAACACAGCAAAGTTCTTAAAAGTGGATAAGTACTTATTTGTTATTTGTATTTTCTTAATCAGTTGGAAGCGcatatttgatttcaataaattggGCGCTTGACAATTGttttattttactacaaagaCTGCGGATTCTCagtaagaaaacatttttgtgtcaaaaagtatgtcCTGTTTCATTAACTGTCTTTGCTTACCTACAATTTGGCACCGCGGTAAAATGTCTGGTATGTATGGCGGCCCTAGCTAAAAGAGACAAGTTGGGAATCTACCGATCCAACCTTCATGAAACGTATCATAATTTTTGCACTATGATAACTCGAACTCAAGTTATCAGATTTAACATTATGTGCCTTCTTATTGATCTCCTGGCTTCAGTTTCCATTTGGTGGTACTGAATTTGAGTCGTTTAAGCCACAATGTGATGGAGGAACTAATTAAAGACCATTCTTTGGAGTCCCTATCAGAAGTTCGTGGATGGTTGGATCAATCATTGGCATAACTGTAAAGTTTCAAATGAAAGTTATTTTGAgggatataaaataaatttggaacaaaatattgtttattttttaattccCTACCTGTATTTTGATTATAGTATAGGTAGTAAGGTAtgaatttaattataaagtgCCTAAAAAATCACTTCTGAGTGATGTCATCAGATTTCTAATGATTtcaaacaccctttatatatttatcagaTAATTCTTGGGAATCAATAACAAACACTAATCGTAATATAGCGATATGTCGTCAAGATTTGGTTagttttttttcctcaaatcgTACGATAATAGGATTATAGTAGATAATATTAGACCTCTTTTCGAAACGATTACTATAATTCGGTCATGATAGTAAAAAATCAATCACAGTTCCATTGCAGATGATAAATTCATATACCTACGTGTATAGTGTGTGTACAgtgtttttattttaaaaaatgtcGTTAGAAAGAATATCGAATCCAATGGACATGGAAACTAGAAAAGACGACTTAAGAATGAATTTATGccagaaattaaaatatataatcaCCCGTATAACAGTGGAGCCTGTAATCTTCTTCTATATACTACCAGGGACCATGGGATACTTGGCAACGCAAAATATGAATTTAGAAAAAGCTTGCAGAGTAAACATTGGCTATAATACCACGGTATGTGATGCTATGTTCAGAAGGGATCGATCAGGTTACGAGGGTTACCAAGAAGTTGAGGTGCAAAACTTGGTAGCTAAAATGATGACTGTTAAAACTGCAATCGTTGGTTTTTTTCCTACTTGCTTGCTTCTATTTTTTGGTTCATGGAGCGACAGACACAGCAAGAGGAAGCCAGTTATTATTGTTCCTATAGTGGGGGATATCATAAGTTATGCATGTCTTTTCGTTTGTGCATATTTCTTTttagaattatcagtggaataCTCAACGTTTTCTGATGCTCTTCCGTTTGCTCTAGGAGGAGGTATACCATGTATCTCTTTGGgagttttcagttatatcagtGGTATAAGCTCAAACAAAGACAGAACTGTTCGTGTGGGAGCGGTATCCATGTTTCAAAATACTGCTATTGCGGTTGGCAATGCCTTAGGTGGTCTATTCATTGAACCATTAGGTTATAAAGGGGTTTACCTACTAACAACTATTGTTAtgacaataattttgatttatgcATTATTTGTAATTAaggacccaaaaattatcgagaATCATGATACGGAACAGAACTGTATTAAAGACTTCTTCAATTTAGGGCACATAAAGAAAACGTTCACAATTTGTTTCAGTGAGGAAAAGAGATCGAAAATGATAGTTTTGATGTTTCTTACTGTGATGATTATGGGGCCGTTTTATGGTAagttttttggagaaataaTTATGGTGTGTATAGTAGAGGTGCCGACCTACTACAGAATATATTAACTCTCGGCGCGTTAGGTATGTTGAAGAGGATTTATACTAATATagattttttgttcataacaaatatcaaaTACTCAAGAATAAGTTATATTTTAACCAATAATTTCATATATAAATAGAACGCGAAAGCTAGGATTCAATCagtataattaaataaattacgtAGATTCAATGAAATAACGAAAAATGTGTGGTCTGTAagcttatttttcattgaataaaaatcaattGGTATCGTGTAAAGGTCCCATAGTAATtgcaaataatttatttttaggtGAATTGACAGTCCTTTACCTCTACACTAGATATAAATTCCAATGGAACGAAGTTAACTACAGCGTGTATAATACTTTACAGTTtacaattcaaatttgtggtgaGTATTTTCATGATTATTCCTACATACCTATGAGATCAGGCTAAAAAATATTCGTCTATTCAAAAAGCAGTTGAAAATATAACAACACTGTAAATTTTACACTATAGCATTCATTATTTGCTCGTTCAAAGCAAAACATTTAGCCATTTGTAACATATAGGTAGCTATTAtcagaaataatgaaacataAACCAGAAATGTACATTTTAGTTTTGTTTCAGGAAGTACTTTTGcgttatattttttctcaaaataccTCAAACTGAATGATGCTGTCTTGGGAATGATAGCTATGTTAAGCAAGATTTCGGCATGTCTTTTTTATGCTATGGCTCCAACTGGTTCAACATTCTTGATAGGTGaagaatcaaaaaatattttctttggtatatattataattgtagGTTTCAGGTgtttgtattgaaatatttcatggaaCTTCTCATATAGCGATGAGATCTATAATTTCGAAAGTTGTCCCACCTCATGAATTGGGCCAGTCCAGCTCTGTGTTTGGGGTTTGTGAAGCTGTAATGCCTCTGCTGTTTGGACCGCTCTACACGAATCTGTATCAATACACTTTGCAATTCTTTCCTGGTgctttttatttattatcagcTGGATTTTATCTTGTAACTGTATTTTTATTTGGGTTAGTATGATTAATTTTTCGATTGCGCTGAAACAAAAgcaattttttcacaaatttggtACCCCActaatttcaaaacttttttatttggtaTATTTATAGATGGTTGTATTATGCAAGCAAAgagaatactaagaaaaaacATGAAGATCTGTATTACGAAGAAAAACctttaaaaaatataatggaAAATTTGGAAGAAGCCTGAGAAATAATACATATGTATAGTGAaacatatttttatattgaaaaaataaatataatatctaAACATATATCTTATTTTACTCTTCACTTAATGGATGAATCTGTCACTAACTTCAAAATTTGTATAAATCCTTTCAGAATATTGAATCTGATTAAAAATACTCAAAATGCACAAATTGCATAGGGGTAAGTAGGTAGAATGTTCAGTAGATATATCCTCAAATAGGTTCTTCCTGTATCCTTGTTGTCAACTGTTAAATCTGATAGTTGCGTTGCGCCAGACGTCAGTCAAtacaaataaacaaattaaCTTGCAAGTGACATCAATCGAGTTTTCGAATATTAGTTATTGGAGGTTGTTTCCTTCTAGGAACAACCGAGGTTGTCTCCGTAGAAACATATGATGACTTGATTAAAATTACAGAAGTTCATGgttaaatttgttttgtttaatgaaaatatgCCACGAATGTAGTTGAGtttaatataaaaacttttaaaAGTGCAATAATTGTGTATAATATTTTGGTGATTGTTGATTCTTTAATATGCAATagataatttattataatttaagTCTTACTAACTGTTCATATTTATCATAACCATGGCTATGTCAAATTTATActccaaaatctcaacgaaaCCAGTGAAGAGGGCCCAGCAGGAAAAGGAAACTTTGCCAATGAACCAAACAAATACTTGGCTGAATGGTAAGCTACACAATAATAAGATgtatttttgagaaattaaAGTTCATACATCCAAAGCACAAAATCAGAATAGGAATTACTAATTACATAAAAGGCTCAAAAGCTTCATAAAATGCAATTTGTTGGAATTAGTATTGAATTGAGTTATTTTGTATTAAATGTAGCAGTGGAACAAAAAGAACAGGTATTTTCAATTGTACTGTTTTGTTGTAATTTTGAGAACTTCTAAAAGACtgcttattattatattatggaAGACTTTTGAGATATAAATTTAGGTGGAAATCTTGACTGTTTCACTGTTTTGAGATCTAAGCCTATAGTaggtaatgaaaaatattgtagaaattgaataattttgcaTTTACTGCTGAGGAGGCAAGTTCTATTTCATAAATAGAATAATAACCTTCGCAAAATATAGAAACAACTTGAAATAGTCTCAGATTtttccaaagaaacaagaaaatatatTATCCAGCTGATTTCAAACTGAATTCATTTGTTATAGCCTCTAATTCTTAATAAAGGTGATGAAATATGGACTATTTATTGCAGTTATTAGATttcaatttcatagtttttctcAATGATTAGTCAAACTtgatgtctcaattttttggcTTCAAAATTGATGTATGGCTTCTTCTACATCTTAACAATTAGTTGTAGAAGCTATCAATTTAAGCGGTAGTTTCTCTTGAGAAGTATCTGAGATTCTAGTTATggtttataaaaattgaaaggaACTAAGATACTTTGAAGTATTAAAGTTGTTGCAAAGTAactatttaataattttttctgacaGATCTATCTGAgaatatcatttttattatcatatCATAGatttattgttacaatttatgttGTAGATTTCAAGTTATTCTGTATTAAGCAGAGTATtccatattttcagctgaaaccCTTTTTAATGGGCCCCTTAGCCATTCCCCTCCTCAAATGGTGTCTCAGAGGGAAGGCATGCAAGTTATTCAGCCAAACAGTTCTCCCGGATCACCATTTTCGAGTCCATGTGTGTCACCAGTCAATCCTTCAGGTACCCTGGACTCCAATTGGCAAGCCATAAAGCCAACTGTGAGAGAAAGAAATGCGGCGATGTTCAACAATGAACTTATGTCTGATGTGAAGTTCGTTGTTGGAACACCGAATAACACTCAAGTTGTCCCTGCACATAAATATGTATTGGCTACAGGGAGCTCTGTATTTTATGCCATGTTCTATGGTAGTTTAGCCGAATGTAAGGAAGAAATAGAAGTACCTGATGTTGAACCATCAGCTTTTTTGACTCTACTAAAGTGAGTCATACTTAAATTATATGAGTAGGATTGAGATATATGTGACGCAGTTGGTTTGTTATTCCACACATAATAAAGCATTCGGAACCTCCCCCCCCCAAAAATATTCATAGGTTACGTTCTGGAATTtaaaaatcgaattaaaaaaatccGTCCATAGTTTATTTATTCGCATTTTGGAATAAATGACTGCATTTTTcaatccattttttttcattaatattttcatatattttcttggtttataaatattttgctttgaaagagaaaacaataaaccatgaTGCCACGTTTgcagtgtttttcaaaaaatttgttgaaaaacaatGATCCAATTTGCTCACAATGGAATGAGTTGACTAAAGCTTCCTGTTCTACATCGATCAGAATAGAATcatattgaaatatacaattgCTAAATACAGATAGCTGGTTTATGTAAATCATAATTGGTATTTCAAACCTCAATCCCCTAATTTGAATCAATACCAAAATAATCAATTCTGCATtccattttttgtttgaaatgaaagctttttttataattaaacCATTCGTTCATAAAcataatttcatgaattatttttcattgcagATACTTGTATTGTGATGAAATTCAATTGGAGGCTGATAATGTCCTTGCCACATTATATGTAGCGAAAAAATATATAGTCCCCTATTTAGCTCGAGCCTGTGTAAATTTTTTAGAGACCAGCCTTACAGCAAAAAATGCATGTCTTCTCTTGAGCCAATCACGCCTTTTTGAGGAACCTGAGCTGATGCAACGCTGTTGGGAGGTGATAGATGCTCAGGTATTAATCTGCATACACAGTTATTACCAGAAgactgaaaatataaataatgaatatcCTAGCTAGAATATCTTGCAAAAGTTCAATGAAGTTCCACCTCTCTGGGTATATTTTGTTGTTGACTAAGTTACTAATTGAAATTCCATTTCCTGGTGACCTAGTACCTTGGAATTTCAATTACCTATCTCAAATTGCAcaattagaatgaaaaattgcatAATGACAATTTTGTCCAAAAGGTTTCCtgataaaatttttggaatggaGTAAAATTCTCctgatatattttctaaatttttcagtAAGACAATGAATACCATAAGGTTATGTGATTGAATTCATAATGTTAGAATTAAATGAATATTCTATCAGAAAGAATTCCATTCAAAGAAATGAAAGCATCAGAGATCAGAAggttaaaaaattaataatggtGTTATTTGAATACATATTCATTGCTATGGATGATGTCCtcaataattgtattttcaattAGTCCAAGAGTTTCTTAATTGTCCTATTTCTTCACTTATGTGCCTATTTATTGGTTCTTTCAACAGAGCAAAAAATATTAACTGctttaaaaaaggaaaaaatcaaTCATTTCAATTAGGAATTATTTGAACATCAATCCTACCTTTAAACAAAATATgatcttttttgaaaatcaaaaactaaattTTGAAGTTACAGCTATTCTCTATATTACAATCTCTGAGATATTTGTAAATGtaacaaaattaaatgaaatatccaCAAACTTgatctgtacagggtgggcaaatttcgatgttttagcactacaacttttaaaccagaggagatagacaaaatctgataccccattctcggtctctttttctgagaaattaacaagggtagtattcatttttggccaccttcttttgttttcgagttataagcgaaaattggaaaaatggcaatatcgaaaaacatttatatctccgctaatactaatgatagagctctgaaattaaaacattatacaggcacttttttacgtagaatccagtggcgtgctcgtattttcaaaagggtttctaattacgaagctatgacccaaagttatgttttttcaaatgggaacactagatttttgtgccattttctgaaagcttaatttttcctgatttcaaaaatatgaactacccttgttagtttctcaaaaaaaaaaaccgagaatggggtattagattttgtctatctcatctggtttaaaagttctattgctaaaacatcgaaatttgcccaccctgtacatcatatGTATCAATTATGCTGAACCTGTTATAACAGAGCAAGTTAAAATAATTGCAAAGGTCTTTATTAATAGTTGATTGAGGTGGAGttaaattatttggaattaatctGAGTGAGAATTAATATCCTAATTCCATCAGGATTTATAGCTAGGGTTTAGCAATTGGTTTGTGCAATTCTTATGATTTTTCTTTATAGGCAGAAATAGCACTCAAGTCAGAAGGATTCACAGAAATTGACAGATCTACATTAGAATCAGTTTTGGCCAGAGAAACCCTCAACTGCAAAGAAATGAATTTATTAGAGGCTACGCTAAACTGGGCAGGTGCTGAATGTGCACGTCAAGATATTCCATCGACTCCCCAAAATAAGAGAAAAGTACTAGGGAACTCACTTTATCTCATCAGGATTCCTACAATGCCATTAGAAGAATTTGCGAATGGAGCTGCACAGAAAGAAATACTTACTCAACAGGAGacaattgatatattttttcatttcacagCTAACTATAAACCTACTCTTCAATTCCCAACAAAGCCCAGAGCCGGTTTGAAATCTCAAGTAAGTACCAATATAAGATAAATTGTTCAGAAATCTGATTTTCAATgtgtaaaatttataaaaagtaAATTCATTTAAGCAATGAAATGACGTTATAAAAGTTCTCCAGCATTGTTGCCAGACtggatttctgaaaattttaccaTGAAATCATTATCTACAATTGGttgtcaaaattttgaaaatctgtgaAATTTCTATGGTATTGCATAATGTTATATTACTTCAAGATCCCAAACCAAATCAGttttaaaagaatgaaaaaaaaaacgtcgaACTTGAATTACAAACACTATGACACATGGGCAAtagtcaattattattattattattataaactttACAAGAGTTGATGGCAATCGTAGAGCAAGCTAATATTTCCCAGATTTATGAACGTTTCAAGCAGTAGAAAGATATTGTGGTTAGTATAAAAATGCCACTAGGTGTGACGCAATTCATATCTAAAGAGAATAGCAACTCTCAAACCACGTTATTAATTGCATTATAGAtcaaaaattaattgttttctAACTCTAGTCTAGTTTAATTTTTGGTCAATTATATGTGATTTCTATGCTCTTCACAGGTATGTCATAGATTCCAATCGTGTGCGTACAGATCAAATCAGTGGCGATATAGAGGTCGCTGCGATAGCATTCAATTCTCAGTCGATAGGCGAATTTTTGTGGTTGGTTTTGGGCTCTACGGATCCTCGAATGGTGCAGCTGACTATATGGTCAAAATTGAGCTTAAGCGACTTGGACGGGTTCTTGCAGAAAATAACACCACATTCTTTTCGGATGGCTCAAGCAATACCTTTCATGTTTATTTTGAGAACCCAATACAAATCGAACCAGAATCTTTTTATACTGCCTCTGTAATATTGGATGGTAATGAATTGAGCTATTTCGGTCAAGAAGGTATGAGTGAAGTTACTGTGGGTCAAGTGACATTTCAGTTTCAATGTTCATCTGAGAGTACGAATGGTACTGGAGTGCAAGGTGGACAGATACCTGAATTGATATTCTATGGACCTAATTATGAAGATttgtaattattattt
It includes:
- the LOC123689056 gene encoding FK506-binding protein-like, which produces MSSLCWESPDGKIKKNVLSIGAMKYKPTEGSKCKLQFTDSSENLSHFSTLTIGDVAENLGRLLELCVTTMFEKEKSKFTVNLNDRVLTFTLEMLEMEFAGFLYEWDAKKKYDYAQFQNTQGKKYFKTGNIKEAGFRFNKGLKIICSIPIDVQSPPEIIDTLATQSLNELKAILYNNLASCFFLKEQWTLVISLCDKVLMYDENNVKAHYRAAISYMKDKDFEKADKLLKKVLEQEPNNKSALENHKLVKMKLNEDKIKVDNIARRMIGGILKG
- the LOC123689053 gene encoding tetracycline resistance protein, class H-like → MSLERISNPMDMETRKDDLRMNLCQKLKYIITRITVEPVIFFYILPGTMGYLATQNMNLEKACRVNIGYNTTVCDAMFRRDRSGYEGYQEVEVQNLVAKMMTVKTAIVGFFPTCLLLFFGSWSDRHSKRKPVIIVPIVGDIISYACLFVCAYFFLELSVEYSTFSDALPFALGGGIPCISLGVFSYISGISSNKDRTVRVGAVSMFQNTAIAVGNALGGLFIEPLGYKGVYLLTTIVMTIILIYALFVIKDPKIIENHDTEQNCIKDFFNLGHIKKTFTICFSEEKRSKMIVLMFLTVMIMGPFYGELTVLYLYTRYKFQWNEVNYSVYNTLQFTIQICGSTFALYFFSKYLKLNDAVLGMIAMLSKISACLFYAMAPTGSTFLIGVCIEIFHGTSHIAMRSIISKVVPPHELGQSSSVFGVCEAVMPLLFGPLYTNLYQYTLQFFPGAFYLLSAGFYLVTVFLFGWLYYASKENTKKKHEDLYYEEKPLKNIMENLEEA
- the LOC123689052 gene encoding BTB/POZ domain-containing protein 6-like, producing the protein MAMSNLYSKISTKPVKRAQQEKETLPMNQTNTWLNAETLFNGPLSHSPPQMVSQREGMQVIQPNSSPGSPFSSPCVSPVNPSGTLDSNWQAIKPTVRERNAAMFNNELMSDVKFVVGTPNNTQVVPAHKYVLATGSSVFYAMFYGSLAECKEEIEVPDVEPSAFLTLLKYLYCDEIQLEADNVLATLYVAKKYIVPYLARACVNFLETSLTAKNACLLLSQSRLFEEPELMQRCWEVIDAQAEIALKSEGFTEIDRSTLESVLARETLNCKEMNLLEATLNWAGAECARQDIPSTPQNKRKVLGNSLYLIRIPTMPLEEFANGAAQKEILTQQETIDIFFHFTANYKPTLQFPTKPRAGLKSQVCHRFQSCAYRSNQWRYRGRCDSIQFSVDRRIFVVGFGLYGSSNGAADYMVKIELKRLGRVLAENNTTFFSDGSSNTFHVYFENPIQIEPESFYTASVILDGNELSYFGQEGMSEVTVGQVTFQFQCSSESTNGTGVQGGQIPELIFYGPNYEDL